From a single Pseudomonas sp. A34-9 genomic region:
- a CDS encoding ABC transporter ATP-binding protein, whose product MTDNLIEIRNLNVAFHDQTVVRDLCLDIRPGECLALVGESGSGKSVTAHSILQLLPESEAQTTGSIRYRGQELIGTDPKVLRELRGNRIAMIFQEPMTSLNPLHTIEKQIGETLLLHRGLGGKAAQARILELLGLVGIQNPRERLKAYPHQLSGGQRQRVMIAMALACEPELLIADEPTTALDVTVQRKILLLLKSLQQRLGMSLLLISHDLNLVRSIAQRVCVMKAGEIVEQAPCEVLFTEPKHPYSCVLLNAEPEGEALPRDERENVLEVDDLKVEFVVGGGLFQRKQYLRAVDGISLSIQRGKTLGIVGESGSGKSTLGQAILRLLDSEGGIRFQGQALDGLNQKQMRPWRRQMQVVFQDPFGSLSPRMSVAQIISEGLEVHCESTADECDEQVIRVLEEVGLDPQSRHRYPHEFSGGQRQRIAIARALVLKPALILLDEPTSALDRTVQKQVVALLRQLQEKHGLTYLFISHDLAVVRALAHDMIVIKDGKVVERGASHDVFDAPQHPYTKELLAAAHPG is encoded by the coding sequence ATGACTGACAACCTGATTGAAATCCGTAACCTCAACGTTGCCTTCCATGACCAGACCGTGGTGCGCGACCTGTGCCTGGACATCCGCCCCGGCGAGTGTCTGGCGCTGGTGGGCGAATCGGGCTCGGGCAAATCGGTGACCGCCCACTCTATTTTGCAGTTGCTGCCCGAAAGCGAAGCGCAAACCACTGGCAGCATTCGCTATCGCGGGCAGGAACTGATCGGCACCGATCCCAAGGTCTTGCGCGAACTGCGTGGCAACCGCATCGCGATGATTTTTCAGGAGCCGATGACCTCGCTGAATCCGCTGCACACCATTGAAAAACAGATCGGCGAAACCCTGCTGCTGCACCGCGGCCTCGGCGGTAAAGCGGCGCAGGCGCGGATCCTCGAACTGCTCGGACTGGTGGGCATCCAGAACCCCAGGGAACGCCTCAAGGCTTACCCGCATCAACTCTCCGGCGGACAGCGCCAGCGGGTGATGATCGCCATGGCGCTGGCCTGCGAACCGGAGCTATTGATCGCCGACGAGCCGACCACGGCGCTCGACGTGACGGTGCAGCGCAAGATCCTGCTACTGCTCAAATCCCTGCAACAACGCCTGGGCATGTCGCTGCTGTTGATCAGCCACGACCTCAATCTGGTGCGCAGCATTGCCCAGCGCGTGTGCGTGATGAAGGCCGGGGAAATCGTCGAGCAGGCGCCCTGCGAAGTCCTGTTCACCGAACCGAAACATCCTTATAGCTGCGTATTGCTCAACGCCGAACCCGAAGGCGAAGCCCTGCCCCGGGATGAGCGCGAGAACGTGCTGGAGGTCGATGACCTGAAGGTTGAGTTTGTCGTCGGCGGCGGGCTGTTCCAGCGCAAGCAATACCTGCGGGCGGTGGATGGCATCAGCCTGAGTATCCAGCGTGGCAAGACGCTGGGTATCGTCGGCGAATCCGGTTCCGGCAAGTCGACATTGGGCCAGGCGATCCTGCGTTTGCTCGACTCCGAGGGCGGTATCCGCTTTCAGGGCCAGGCGCTCGACGGCCTCAATCAGAAGCAGATGCGGCCGTGGCGCCGGCAAATGCAGGTGGTGTTCCAGGATCCGTTCGGCAGTCTGAGCCCGCGCATGTCAGTAGCGCAGATCATCAGCGAAGGTCTGGAAGTGCACTGCGAGTCGACCGCTGATGAGTGCGACGAACAAGTAATCCGCGTGCTGGAAGAAGTCGGCCTCGACCCGCAAAGTCGCCATCGCTATCCCCACGAGTTCTCCGGGGGTCAGCGCCAACGCATCGCCATCGCGCGGGCGCTGGTACTGAAACCGGCGCTGATTCTGCTCGACGAACCGACTTCGGCGCTGGACCGCACGGTGCAAAAACAAGTGGTCGCCCTGCTCCGCCAGCTTCAGGAAAAACACGGGCTGACCTATCTGTTCATCAGCCACGACCTGGCGGTGGTGCGCGCCCTGGCCCACGACATGATCGTGATCAAGGACGGCAAAGTGGTCGAGCGAGGCGCCAGTCATGATGTGTTTGATGCGCCGCAGCATCCCTACACCAAAGAGCTGTTGGCGGCGGCGCATCCGGGGTAG
- a CDS encoding sigma 54-interacting transcriptional regulator — protein MNTTESLKDYQRVRTLAIRSLFEIIEQSSEGTVIVDRDANIVWMNERYARRFGLESAAGAIGKPCESVIPGSLLREVVRTGRPILLDMQDTPKEPLVVMRLPIHDDAGTVIGAIGFALFDELRTLSPMLKRYLSMQEELASTRSLLRARQTKYNFAHFIGTSAASLEVKRRARRSASAESPVLLLGETGTGKELLAQAIHSASPRAHKAFVSINSAAIPEALLEAEFFGTAPGAFTGADRKGRTGKLQIAQGGTLFLDEIGDMPLPLQSKLLRVLQEKEFEPVGSNEVIQSDVRVIAATSTDLQAAIKRGEFRADLYYRLNVLPIQVPPLRERLDDLPALGEAILEELRSQHELHRDALELLGQHAWPGNIRELRNVLERAALLSDDLMLTEQDIRAAIGTLTPVERGSVPMMEALAEETFAQARERFDRQTIQTALAKCAGNVPEAAARLGLGRSTLYKKMVALGIA, from the coding sequence ATGAACACCACCGAAAGCCTCAAGGACTACCAACGGGTGCGCACCCTCGCGATCCGTTCGCTGTTCGAGATCATCGAGCAGTCCAGCGAAGGCACGGTGATTGTCGACCGCGATGCCAACATCGTCTGGATGAACGAGCGTTACGCCCGGCGTTTCGGTCTTGAATCGGCGGCAGGCGCAATCGGCAAGCCGTGTGAGAGTGTGATCCCCGGCAGTCTGTTGCGCGAAGTCGTGCGTACCGGGCGGCCCATCCTTCTGGACATGCAGGACACCCCGAAAGAGCCTCTGGTGGTCATGCGCCTGCCGATTCATGACGACGCCGGCACGGTGATCGGCGCGATCGGGTTTGCCTTGTTCGACGAGTTGCGCACGCTGTCGCCGATGCTCAAACGCTACTTGAGCATGCAGGAAGAACTGGCCTCGACCCGCTCTCTGCTGCGCGCCCGGCAGACCAAATACAACTTCGCCCATTTCATCGGCACCAGCGCCGCCAGCCTCGAAGTCAAACGCCGTGCCCGGCGCAGTGCCAGCGCCGAGTCGCCGGTGTTGCTGCTTGGCGAAACCGGCACCGGCAAAGAGTTGCTGGCCCAGGCGATTCACAGTGCCTCGCCACGGGCACACAAAGCGTTCGTCAGCATCAACAGCGCGGCGATTCCCGAGGCGCTGCTGGAGGCGGAATTTTTTGGCACCGCGCCGGGCGCGTTTACCGGCGCCGACCGCAAGGGCCGCACCGGCAAGTTGCAGATCGCTCAGGGCGGCACGTTGTTTCTCGACGAGATTGGCGACATGCCGTTGCCCTTGCAGAGCAAGCTGCTGCGCGTATTGCAGGAAAAAGAGTTCGAACCGGTCGGTTCCAACGAGGTGATTCAGAGCGATGTGCGCGTGATTGCCGCGACCTCGACCGATCTGCAAGCGGCGATCAAACGCGGTGAGTTCCGCGCCGATTTGTACTATCGCCTCAATGTGTTGCCGATTCAGGTGCCGCCATTGCGTGAGCGTCTTGATGATCTGCCTGCGCTTGGCGAAGCGATCCTTGAGGAGCTGCGCAGTCAGCATGAGCTGCACCGTGATGCGCTCGAACTGCTCGGGCAACACGCCTGGCCGGGGAACATTCGCGAGCTGCGCAATGTGCTGGAGCGGGCGGCGTTGCTCAGTGATGACTTGATGCTCACCGAGCAGGATATTCGTGCGGCGATTGGTACGTTGACGCCGGTCGAACGTGGGTCGGTACCGATGATGGAGGCGCTGGCTGAGGAGACATTCGCTCAGGCGCGGGAGCGGTTCGATCGCCAAACGATTCAGACCGCTCTAGCGAAATGTGCGGGGAACGTGCCGGAAGCGGCGGCTCGATTGGGGCTTGGGCGGTCGACGTTGTACAAGAAGATGGTGGCGTTGGGAATCGCCTGA
- a CDS encoding microcin C ABC transporter permease YejB, translating into MWGYILRRLLLIIPTLVIILLVNFVIIQAAPGGPVEQAIAHLQGIGGASVGGGASETMSGTSRASRGLDPQLIKDIEKQYGFDKPAHERLWLMLKNYAQLDFGKSFFRGATVTDLILEKMPVTISLGLWATLITYLVSIPLGIRKAVHHGSHFDIWSSTAIIIGYAMPAFLFAMFLIVVFAGGTSLNWFPVRGLVSDNFESLSTLGKIVDYFWHLVLPVTALVIGGFATLTILTKNSFLNEITRQYVVTARAKGLSERRVLYGHVFRNAMLLVVSGIPQAFISVFFAGSLLIEVIFSLDGLGRMSYEAAVSRDYPVVFGSLFIFTLFGLLIKLVGDLCYTMVDPRIDFAARNA; encoded by the coding sequence ATGTGGGGTTACATACTGCGGCGCCTGCTGCTGATCATCCCGACGCTGGTGATCATTCTGCTGGTCAACTTCGTGATCATCCAGGCCGCGCCCGGCGGTCCGGTAGAACAGGCCATCGCCCACCTGCAAGGGATCGGCGGCGCCAGTGTCGGTGGCGGCGCCAGCGAAACCATGAGTGGCACGTCACGGGCCAGTCGCGGTCTCGATCCGCAACTGATCAAGGACATCGAGAAACAGTACGGCTTCGACAAACCGGCCCACGAACGCTTGTGGCTGATGTTGAAGAACTACGCGCAACTGGATTTCGGCAAAAGCTTCTTCCGTGGCGCGACGGTCACCGACCTGATCCTGGAAAAGATGCCGGTGACGATCTCCCTCGGGTTATGGGCGACGCTGATCACCTATCTGGTGTCGATCCCGCTGGGTATCCGCAAGGCTGTACACCATGGCAGTCATTTCGATATCTGGAGCAGCACGGCGATCATCATCGGTTACGCGATGCCGGCGTTCCTGTTTGCGATGTTCCTGATCGTGGTGTTTGCCGGCGGCACGTCGCTGAACTGGTTTCCGGTGCGCGGCCTGGTGTCGGACAACTTCGAATCGCTGTCGACCCTCGGCAAAATCGTCGACTATTTCTGGCACCTGGTGCTGCCGGTGACGGCGCTGGTGATTGGTGGTTTCGCCACGCTGACGATCCTGACCAAAAACTCGTTTCTCAATGAGATCACGCGCCAGTACGTGGTCACCGCGCGCGCCAAAGGCCTGAGCGAACGTCGCGTGCTCTACGGGCATGTGTTCCGCAACGCGATGCTGCTGGTGGTGTCCGGCATCCCGCAGGCGTTCATCAGCGTGTTCTTCGCCGGTTCCTTGCTGATCGAGGTGATCTTCTCCCTCGACGGCCTCGGACGCATGAGCTACGAAGCCGCGGTTTCGCGGGATTACCCGGTGGTGTTCGGTTCGCTGTTCATCTTCACCCTCTTCGGCCTGCTGATAAAACTCGTCGGTGACCTGTGTTACACGATGGTTGATCCGCGTATCGATTTCGCCGCGAGGAACGCCTGA
- a CDS encoding ABC transporter permease: protein MFKLSPLGRRRFERFKKNRRGWWSLWLFIGLFVLTLGGELIANDKPLVVSYQDQWYFPVFKRHTEQEFGGQLPFQADYRSDYVQNLIRKDGGWLLFPPIPFSDDTPNYDLNKPAPSPPTSVNWLGTDDQSRDVLARVIFGARVSILFALMLTFVSALIGIAAGALQGYYGGWVDLLGQRLLEVWSGLPVLYLLIILSGFVEPNFWWLLGIMALFSWLALVDVVRAEFLRGRNLEYVKAARALGLTDRKVIFRHILPNAMNATLSYLPFILTGAISTLTALDFLGFGMPAGSASLGELIGQGKQNLQAPWLGLTAFFTLALILSLLVFIGEALRDAFDPRS from the coding sequence ATGTTCAAGCTCTCGCCTCTGGGCCGTCGTCGCTTCGAACGCTTCAAGAAAAACCGCCGTGGCTGGTGGTCGCTGTGGCTGTTTATCGGCCTGTTTGTGCTCACGCTGGGTGGCGAGTTGATCGCCAACGACAAGCCTTTGGTCGTCAGCTATCAGGACCAATGGTACTTCCCGGTATTCAAGCGACACACCGAGCAGGAGTTCGGCGGGCAACTGCCGTTCCAGGCCGATTACCGCAGCGACTATGTGCAGAACCTGATTCGCAAGGACGGTGGCTGGCTGCTGTTCCCGCCGATTCCATTCAGTGACGACACGCCGAACTACGACCTCAACAAACCGGCGCCGAGCCCGCCGACGTCGGTCAACTGGCTGGGCACGGACGATCAATCGCGAGATGTGCTGGCGCGGGTGATTTTCGGCGCACGGGTGTCGATCCTGTTTGCCTTGATGCTGACCTTTGTCAGCGCCCTCATAGGCATCGCCGCCGGGGCATTGCAGGGCTACTACGGTGGCTGGGTCGACTTGCTCGGGCAACGTTTGCTGGAAGTCTGGTCGGGGTTGCCGGTGTTGTATCTGTTGATCATCCTCTCCGGTTTCGTCGAGCCGAATTTCTGGTGGCTGCTGGGGATCATGGCGCTGTTTTCGTGGCTGGCGCTGGTGGATGTGGTGCGCGCCGAGTTCCTGCGCGGACGCAATCTGGAATACGTCAAAGCCGCCCGCGCGCTGGGCCTGACCGACCGCAAGGTGATTTTCCGGCACATTCTGCCCAACGCCATGAATGCGACACTGAGCTACCTGCCGTTCATTCTGACCGGGGCGATTTCCACCCTCACCGCACTGGATTTTCTCGGCTTCGGCATGCCCGCCGGCAGCGCCTCGCTGGGTGAGTTGATCGGTCAGGGCAAACAGAACCTGCAAGCACCGTGGCTTGGGTTGACGGCGTTTTTCACCCTGGCGCTGATCCTTTCTTTACTGGTGTTCATCGGCGAAGCGTTGCGTGACGCGTTCGACCCTCGATCCTGA